One window from the genome of Haloprofundus halobius encodes:
- a CDS encoding Lrp/AsnC family transcriptional regulator, which translates to MGPVDAGWRTDLDAVDAALVDEYQSGFPVVKRPFRVVGDELGLSEDEALSRVERLREQGIFRRFGAVLNPPVIGSSTLAAVRAPEDRFDEIAEVINGYRQVNHNYRRDHEWNMWFVVTAGSRETRDRILADIEERTGCSVLNLPMLTDYYIDLEFPVVNDDRFARESLTETEVTATRISEESTDGLSELEAALLLEIQSGFPLSATPYGDIADALGADVDDVLAAVERLLDDGCIKRIGCVVNHVVTGFRNNCMVVWDVPDDELDARGERVGALPYVTLCYHRPRRSEQGWPYNLFTMIHGREADVVDEKIDELAAEHLPFDHERLYSTETLKQTGAQYDELVGEER; encoded by the coding sequence ATGGGTCCCGTAGACGCCGGTTGGCGCACCGACCTCGACGCCGTAGACGCCGCGCTCGTCGACGAGTACCAGAGCGGGTTTCCCGTCGTCAAGCGGCCGTTTCGCGTCGTCGGCGACGAACTCGGTCTCTCGGAGGACGAGGCGCTATCGCGAGTCGAACGACTCCGCGAACAGGGCATCTTTCGGCGGTTCGGCGCGGTGCTCAACCCGCCGGTCATCGGGAGTTCGACGCTCGCGGCAGTGAGAGCGCCGGAAGACCGGTTCGACGAGATAGCCGAGGTGATAAACGGCTACCGACAGGTGAACCACAACTACCGCCGCGACCACGAGTGGAACATGTGGTTCGTCGTCACCGCCGGGTCGCGGGAGACGCGCGACCGGATTCTCGCCGACATCGAGGAGCGAACCGGCTGTTCGGTGCTGAACCTCCCGATGCTTACCGACTACTACATCGACCTGGAGTTCCCCGTCGTCAACGACGACAGGTTCGCGCGAGAGAGCCTCACAGAGACGGAAGTGACTGCGACGCGCATCAGCGAGGAGTCGACCGACGGCCTCTCGGAACTGGAGGCGGCGCTGCTGCTCGAAATCCAGAGCGGATTCCCGCTGTCGGCGACGCCCTACGGAGACATCGCGGACGCCCTCGGGGCCGACGTCGACGACGTGCTCGCCGCAGTCGAACGCCTGCTCGACGACGGCTGTATCAAGCGCATCGGCTGCGTCGTCAACCACGTCGTCACTGGCTTTCGGAACAACTGCATGGTCGTCTGGGACGTCCCCGACGACGAACTCGACGCCCGCGGCGAGCGCGTCGGCGCGCTCCCGTACGTGACGCTCTGTTACCACCGGCCGCGTCGCTCCGAACAGGGGTGGCCGTACAACCTCTTTACGATGATTCACGGCCGCGAGGCCGACGTCGTCGACGAGAAGATAGACGAACTGGCCGCCGAGCATCTGCCGTTCGACCACGAGCGACTCTACTCGACGGAGACGCTGAAGCAGACCGGCGCACAGTACGACGAACTGGTGGGTGAGGAGCGATGA
- a CDS encoding GNAT family N-acetyltransferase — translation MTDLIPLSRRSPALDAAVSLYWDLYGEAERGWGSRAEAATQFERHAEYPGYRGFAAVEDDEVLGFVYGYTSAPGQFYHDQLATALGPERTERWLRNCFEFVELAVAEDARRRGLGTSLHDSVLDGLSHETSVLTTGVDNDPARALYEREGWQTVHDAFELNEGNPMVVMARELPDGESTSLVEVAEVSETAKTTETAETAETAEAGATTETPRKTGEPRRFGGD, via the coding sequence ATGACAGACCTCATCCCCCTCTCCCGCCGAAGTCCAGCGCTCGACGCCGCCGTCTCACTGTACTGGGACCTGTACGGGGAGGCCGAGCGAGGGTGGGGGAGTCGGGCGGAGGCGGCGACGCAGTTCGAGCGCCACGCGGAGTATCCGGGATACCGCGGGTTCGCGGCCGTCGAGGACGACGAGGTGCTCGGCTTCGTCTACGGCTACACGTCCGCGCCGGGGCAGTTCTACCACGACCAACTCGCGACCGCACTCGGACCGGAACGGACCGAACGGTGGCTCCGAAACTGCTTCGAGTTCGTCGAACTCGCCGTCGCCGAGGACGCCCGCCGCCGCGGCCTCGGAACGAGCCTCCACGACAGCGTCCTCGACGGTCTCTCACACGAGACGAGCGTCCTCACGACCGGCGTCGACAACGACCCCGCACGAGCGCTGTACGAGCGCGAAGGGTGGCAGACGGTCCACGACGCCTTCGAGTTGAACGAGGGGAATCCGATGGTCGTGATGGCGCGGGAACTGCCGGACGGCGAGTCGACGTCGCTGGTCGAGGTGGCGGAGGTTTCGGAGACGGCGAAGACGACGGAGACGGCGGAGACGGCGGAGACGGCAGAAGCAGGCGCGACCACCGAAACCCCCCGGAAGACGGGCGAACCGCGACGCTTCGGCGGCGACTGA
- a CDS encoding anthranilate phosphoribosyltransferase encodes MTNATQEFGEWPLKRLMTEVCGSGHKSADDLTRDQAREAMQRIFAGEPDPTTLGAFWLANRWKRNNPEELAAYTDEMCARVEYAEPDADPVDCGANYDGKGRTAILGVAAGVVAAAAGTPVVAHSGDRVPTQKQDAYKHVLDELGVRTGLSPRESADMVDETGFGFYYQPAFNPAVHDLFDRRDRMGVRTFVNTVETLANPANADVHLGSFYHLAFAKKVTDTFEASEHHDLHRVIMFQGMEGYDDIRPGYTKVAEWTDGEFTDYEIETPNYGMEFENEDLEVGDVAADSARITEDVVAGDRDDHFADAVALNAAFRIFAREDADDLETGLEMAREAISDGSAEAVLEALRAF; translated from the coding sequence ATGACGAACGCGACGCAAGAGTTCGGCGAGTGGCCGCTGAAACGGCTGATGACGGAGGTCTGTGGCTCCGGCCACAAGTCGGCGGACGATCTCACCCGCGACCAAGCGCGCGAGGCGATGCAGCGAATCTTCGCGGGCGAACCTGACCCGACGACGCTCGGGGCGTTCTGGCTCGCGAACCGCTGGAAACGCAACAACCCCGAGGAACTCGCCGCCTACACCGACGAGATGTGCGCCCGCGTCGAGTACGCCGAACCCGACGCCGACCCCGTCGACTGCGGCGCGAACTACGACGGAAAGGGCAGAACAGCGATTCTCGGCGTCGCCGCCGGTGTCGTCGCCGCGGCCGCCGGAACACCCGTCGTCGCGCACTCGGGCGACCGGGTGCCGACCCAGAAACAGGACGCGTACAAACACGTCCTCGACGAACTCGGCGTCCGGACTGGACTCAGTCCGCGAGAATCGGCCGACATGGTCGACGAGACGGGCTTCGGCTTCTACTACCAGCCGGCGTTCAACCCGGCGGTCCACGACCTGTTCGACCGCCGCGACCGGATGGGCGTCCGCACGTTCGTCAACACCGTCGAGACGCTGGCGAACCCCGCCAACGCCGACGTCCACCTCGGGTCGTTCTACCACCTCGCGTTCGCGAAGAAGGTGACCGACACGTTCGAGGCCAGCGAACACCACGACCTCCACCGCGTCATCATGTTCCAGGGGATGGAGGGGTACGACGACATCCGGCCGGGGTACACGAAAGTTGCTGAATGGACCGACGGCGAGTTCACCGACTACGAGATAGAGACGCCGAACTACGGGATGGAGTTCGAGAACGAGGACCTCGAGGTCGGCGACGTCGCCGCCGACTCCGCGCGCATCACCGAGGACGTCGTCGCCGGCGACCGCGACGACCACTTCGCGGACGCAGTGGCACTGAACGCGGCGTTCCGCATCTTCGCCCGCGAGGACGCAGACGACCTCGAAACCGGGTTGGAGATGGCTCGCGAGGCCATTTCCGACGGCAGCGCGGAAGCGGTGCTCGAAGCGCTTCGGGCGTTCTGA
- a CDS encoding amidohydrolase — MSIENLSLTEIRRDLHTYPEAGWKEFRTTTLVAEELDARGFDLRLGPDAVNVDGRLGVPAADDLAAAEERARDLGAPEEYLDRLDGVSGLVATKQYGDGSGPTVGVRVDMDALERQEATDDDHRPAREGFGSKHPGEMHACGHDGHTAIGVGIARELDENGGFDGTLRLFFQPAEEGGRGGKPMSEADHFSDVDHMIALHLGLGEETGTVVAGYDNPLSNAKLDVTFLGEPAHAGGAPNEGRNAMQALAAAVQNLYAIPRHADGATRINVGQVHSPNAQNVISEEARLRVEVRGETAELNEYMLDKANRVVEHAAAMHDCEFETSLYGKTTTFENDAEMVEAVTDAAERVNAVDEIKDRKPFGGSEDASYLIREVQRNGGTASYVGIGASNPAGHHTAYFDIEEDALDVGVNVTCETIRGL, encoded by the coding sequence ATGTCTATCGAGAACCTCTCGCTCACCGAGATTCGACGCGACCTGCATACCTACCCCGAAGCCGGGTGGAAGGAGTTTCGCACGACTACGCTCGTCGCCGAGGAACTCGACGCCCGCGGCTTCGACCTCCGACTCGGTCCCGACGCCGTGAACGTCGACGGCCGCCTCGGCGTCCCCGCCGCCGACGACCTCGCCGCGGCCGAGGAGCGCGCCCGTGACCTCGGCGCGCCCGAGGAGTACCTCGACCGCCTCGACGGCGTCTCTGGATTGGTCGCTACAAAGCAGTACGGTGACGGCTCGGGACCGACCGTCGGCGTCCGCGTCGACATGGACGCCTTGGAGCGACAGGAGGCGACCGACGACGACCACCGCCCCGCCCGCGAGGGGTTCGGCTCGAAACATCCCGGCGAGATGCACGCCTGCGGCCACGACGGCCACACCGCCATCGGCGTCGGTATCGCCCGCGAGTTGGACGAGAACGGCGGTTTCGACGGGACCCTGAGACTGTTCTTCCAACCCGCCGAGGAGGGCGGCCGCGGCGGTAAGCCGATGAGCGAGGCCGACCATTTCTCGGACGTCGACCACATGATTGCCCTGCACCTCGGACTGGGAGAAGAGACAGGAACCGTCGTCGCAGGCTACGACAACCCGCTGTCGAACGCCAAACTCGACGTGACGTTCCTCGGCGAACCGGCCCACGCGGGCGGCGCGCCGAACGAGGGCCGGAACGCGATGCAGGCGCTGGCGGCGGCCGTGCAGAACCTCTACGCCATCCCGCGCCACGCCGACGGCGCGACCCGTATCAACGTCGGGCAGGTCCACTCGCCGAACGCACAGAACGTCATCAGCGAGGAGGCGCGTCTCCGCGTCGAAGTGCGCGGCGAGACCGCCGAACTGAACGAGTACATGCTCGACAAGGCGAACCGAGTAGTCGAACACGCCGCGGCGATGCACGACTGCGAGTTCGAGACGAGTCTGTACGGGAAGACGACGACGTTCGAGAACGACGCGGAGATGGTCGAGGCGGTGACGGACGCGGCCGAGCGCGTGAATGCGGTCGACGAAATCAAGGACCGAAAACCGTTCGGCGGCAGCGAGGACGCCTCGTATCTCATCCGCGAGGTACAGCGAAACGGCGGGACGGCGTCGTACGTCGGCATCGGTGCGTCGAACCCGGCGGGCCACCATACCGCCTACTTCGACATCGAGGAGGACGCGCTCGACGTCGGCGTCAACGTGACCTGCGAGACGATTCGCGGGCTCTAA
- a CDS encoding succinylglutamate desuccinylase/aspartoacylase family protein: protein MHTAERLTLTRLPSGVPVETTVHTYEGDEDGPTLYAQAAQHGREINGTEVLRRLHERLDHDELSGRVIVVPVADPLTFDHISYTTPEVIDSVNPNMNRVWPGDAEGSLHQRIAARLWEYAGDADAIVDLHTGSPDMLTHTVYLKGDEECRALAEAFGTELLLAEAAGDDADTEWSERNFGGKLRVAATREGIPSITPELAHNKQLVESAIEVGVEGMVGVLEHMGMLGGDGDSGGEEWDGTVARNHLGRVKAADSGLFLVDDGVELGQSISSGDHLGRVFDPTTYEVLQEVEADRDGVLYSVALESTVTAGQTLVGVALLDVE, encoded by the coding sequence ATGCACACCGCAGAGCGACTCACGCTCACGCGACTCCCCTCGGGCGTCCCCGTCGAGACGACGGTTCACACCTACGAGGGCGACGAAGACGGGCCGACGCTGTACGCCCAGGCCGCCCAGCACGGCCGCGAGATCAACGGCACCGAAGTCCTGCGTCGCCTCCACGAACGACTCGACCACGACGAACTATCGGGGCGAGTAATCGTCGTCCCCGTCGCCGACCCGCTCACCTTCGACCACATCTCCTACACGACACCGGAGGTCATCGACTCGGTCAATCCCAACATGAACCGCGTCTGGCCCGGCGACGCCGAGGGGTCACTACACCAGCGTATCGCCGCCCGTCTCTGGGAGTACGCGGGCGACGCCGACGCCATCGTCGACCTGCACACCGGAAGCCCGGACATGCTCACCCACACCGTCTACCTCAAGGGTGACGAGGAGTGTCGCGCGCTCGCCGAGGCGTTCGGGACGGAGCTGCTTCTCGCCGAGGCCGCGGGCGACGACGCCGACACCGAGTGGTCGGAGCGCAACTTCGGCGGGAAGCTCCGCGTCGCCGCTACGCGCGAGGGCATCCCCTCCATCACGCCGGAACTCGCGCACAACAAGCAACTGGTCGAATCGGCCATCGAAGTAGGTGTGGAAGGAATGGTCGGCGTGCTCGAACACATGGGGATGCTCGGCGGAGATGGCGACAGCGGCGGAGAGGAATGGGACGGCACCGTCGCGCGCAACCACCTCGGTCGGGTGAAGGCCGCCGATTCAGGGCTCTTTTTGGTCGACGACGGCGTCGAACTCGGCCAGTCGATCTCGTCGGGCGACCACCTCGGGCGCGTCTTCGACCCGACGACGTACGAAGTCCTCCAAGAGGTCGAAGCCGACCGCGACGGCGTCCTCTACTCGGTGGCGCTGGAGTCGACGGTGACGGCCGGACAAACACTCGTCGGCGTGGCGTTGCTGGACGTGGAGTAA
- a CDS encoding ubiquinol-cytochrome c reductase iron-sulfur subunit: MSRDVDTDVYPPPTKRRRFVKGVVGASALVGLAAIGETAVDLTTNPTGEGGGVTEYYGIDVVGGPAPRGMPQIPVEIDDEGYLRGIWPPVETAGGGAEAAPIARTQLGGITYSNEWFQYCGVEIAPGLDPTADEDNYFRYAESSQYEWQNQEVSPNDRVNVDDFEDYETWGNGIGQDGVGKPAVATWRSTNVEDDAAAVIPVQLIRSVRVERAAQESRWLGASTQEGFIAILDKCTHFCCVPGYKIDPVSARYGAANGIYCPCHQSVYDPFVVSRQSFVAFPRPEGEE; the protein is encoded by the coding sequence GTGAGTCGCGACGTCGACACCGACGTCTACCCGCCGCCGACCAAGCGGCGACGGTTCGTCAAAGGTGTCGTCGGCGCCAGCGCGCTCGTCGGACTCGCGGCAATCGGCGAGACGGCGGTCGACCTGACGACGAACCCGACCGGCGAAGGCGGTGGCGTCACCGAGTACTACGGCATTGACGTGGTCGGCGGTCCGGCACCTCGTGGAATGCCCCAGATACCCGTCGAAATCGACGACGAGGGCTATCTTCGGGGTATCTGGCCCCCCGTGGAGACCGCCGGCGGCGGCGCGGAGGCGGCACCGATTGCTCGGACGCAGTTGGGGGGAATCACGTACAGTAACGAGTGGTTCCAGTACTGCGGTGTCGAAATCGCCCCGGGTCTCGACCCGACGGCCGACGAGGACAACTACTTCAGATACGCTGAATCCAGTCAGTACGAGTGGCAGAATCAGGAGGTGTCGCCGAACGACCGGGTCAACGTCGACGACTTCGAGGACTACGAGACGTGGGGAAACGGAATCGGCCAAGACGGTGTCGGCAAACCCGCCGTCGCCACTTGGCGGTCGACGAACGTCGAAGACGACGCGGCGGCCGTCATCCCCGTTCAACTCATCAGAAGCGTCCGCGTCGAGCGGGCGGCGCAGGAGAGCCGGTGGCTCGGAGCGAGCACGCAGGAGGGGTTCATCGCCATCCTCGACAAGTGCACTCACTTCTGCTGCGTCCCCGGTTATAAGATTGACCCGGTGAGCGCGCGATACGGGGCCGCGAACGGTATCTACTGTCCGTGTCACCAGTCCGTCTACGATCCGTTCGTCGTCTCGCGGCAGTCGTTCGTCGCGTTCCCGCGACCCGAGGGGGAGGAGTAG